One genomic segment of Choristoneura fumiferana chromosome Z, NRCan_CFum_1, whole genome shotgun sequence includes these proteins:
- the LOC141439115 gene encoding uncharacterized protein, with protein sequence MFNKHGNRLKRNPYPTLKLNTPLSDEILANFPICNHKQEKEKDISLDCNPSTSKTPDCTTDHGNNPQAIEQAHTYKKRKIDTSLDCNPSTSKSKQATMEGAISYRYEYSQLKLTRKKKILKKLQRTQILLKSLSKTSVDLHSLDSDIL encoded by the exons ATGTTTAACAAACATGGAAATAGATTGAAGAGGAATCCCTATCCTACATTAAAGCTGAATACACCACTTTCGGACGAAATTCTGGCAAATTTCCCTATTTGTAATCATAAACAAGAGAAGGAAAAAG ATATTTCGCTTGATTGCAATCCTTCTACCTCAAAAACACCTGATTGTACAACTGACCATGGAAATAATCCACAGGCTATTGAACAAGCACATACTTATAAAAAGCGGAAAATAg aTACTTCACTTGATTGCAATCCTTCTACTTCAAAATCCAAGCAAGCAACTATGGAAG GCGCTATTAGCTACCGTTATGAGTACAGTCAATTAAAGTTAACACGCAAGAAGAAAATCTTAAAAAAGTTACAGCGTACACAAATCTTATTAAAATCTCTTTCAAAAACTTCTGTTGATTTACACAGTTTGGATTcagatattttgtaa